A region of Trypanosoma brucei brucei TREU927 chromosome 1, complete sequence DNA encodes the following proteins:
- a CDS encoding zeta tubulin produces MAIVVVQVGQCGNQLGEELWRQLSIATDKGAVRSPFFTSNRKARCVMVDSEPKVVQTVYNRYADIMRAENVVCGHSGRGNHWALGYYGLNNPKSSRCAEKAAASRPFQVTKDQRRGDNFVVRDALRAIYAETRRTDDTEEFEAILVLHSLAGGTGSGMASLLLEKIRYYFIEPTEDELANADEKAEADMMWNDGLDGMLMHKRRALFLISIAVAPQSIGEISTQSLNAALTLHALRIVDAVLLLRNDDCLRARDDRAAGPRGAGGKETISSSSSLSLLKPCATFTEVNEVFVTLLMPVLLYGVGESPICNLVLSCSPSHRKMNNILTIVPTPQRHYLRFKESSILSRFYCITGAKSHLPSVCPTVPVELLHTSRSLQSTDPVHSREEVKIPKPLYLSFVQPGSKKRSPAATLLTEIEGVLVMNQARELNAQLLFPLLRTAAVKVKAGAFMSTFLDSGVAAERIQLAIKSVALKLADAEED; encoded by the coding sequence TACCAGTAATCGGAAGGCTCGTTGCGTTATGGTTGACTCTGAACCTAAGGTGGTGCAGACCGTCTACAACCGTTATGCCGATATTATGCGGGCTGAAAACGTTGTCTGCGGTCACTCTGGTCGCGGGAATCACTGGGCGTTAGGTTATTACGGTCTCAATAATCCAAAAAGTAGTCGGTGTGCTGAGAAAGCCGCCGCATCCCGTCCATTTCAGGTCACGAAGGATCAGCGGCGGGGTGACAACTTTGTTGTACGCGATGCTCTTCGCGCCATCTATGCCGAAACACGTCGCACAGATGACACGGAGGAGTTTGAGGCAATTTTGGTATTACACAGTTTAGCTGGTGGTACAGGCAGCGGTATGGCTTCGCTACTGTTAGAGAAGATACGGTACTACTTCATTGAACCGACTGAAGACGAACTTGCAAATGCGGACGAGAAAGCGGAGGCGGACATGATGTGGAACGACGGACTGGATGGTATGCTGATGCACAAACGGCGAGCCCTATTTCTTATCAGCATTGCAGTCGCACCACAATCCATTGGGGAAATATCCACCCAAAGTTTGAATGCAGCACTTACTCTGCATGCCTTGCGGATCGTAGATGCTGTGCTGCTGTTACGCAACGACGACTGCCTGAGGGCGCGGGATGATCGAGCTGCTGGTCCGCGTGGGGCCGGAGGGAAGGAGaccatttcctcttcttcttccctttccctccttaaACCTTGTGCAACCTTCACCGAGGTGAACGAAGTTTTCGTGACGTTGTTGATGCCCGTGCTCTTGTACGGTGTGGGGGAGAGTCCTATTTGTAATCTTGTGCTATCGTGCTCCCCGAGTCATAGAAAAATGAACAACATCTTGACGATTGTGCCTACACCGCAGCGTCACTACCTGCGGTTCAAGGAGTCCTCCATTCTCTCACGTTTCTACTGCATCACTGGTGCGAAGTCACACCTGCCATCCGTGTGTCCAACAGTTCCTGTGGAGTTGTTGCACACCTCGAGGTCTCTTCAGTCGACGGATCCTGTGCATTCTAGGGAGGAGGTAAAGATACCGAAACCGCTGTATCTGAGCTTTGTTCAACCTGGGTCAAAGAAGCGTTCTCCGGCGGCTACACTTCTGACTGAAATTGAGGGTGTCCTCGTTATGAACCAGGCGCGTGAACTAAATGCACAGTTGCTGTTCCCTCTCTTGCGAACAGCAGCAGTGAAGGTAAAGGCAGGTGCTTTCATGTCCACATTTCTGGATTCCGGAGTGGCGGCAGAGCGCATTCAGTTGGCGATCAAGAGTGTTGCTCTTAAGCTTGCTGATGCGGAGGAGGATTGA